A section of the Carya illinoinensis cultivar Pawnee chromosome 12, C.illinoinensisPawnee_v1, whole genome shotgun sequence genome encodes:
- the LOC122289582 gene encoding protein COBRA-like, protein MGSLSSSAFGPVKPSSFAVLLVLLLSCSSFSSTEAYDALDPTGNITIKWDIMSWTPDGYVAVVTMYNFQRRDIQAPGWTLGWTWAKKEVIWSMMGAQTTEQGDCSKFKGNIPHSCKKDPTVVDLLPGTPYNQQIANCCKGGVINSWFKDPGNAASSFQVSVGAAGTTNKTVRVPRNFTLKAPGPGYTCGPAKIVRPSKFVTANKRRVSQALMTWNVICTYSQLLAQKTPSSCVSDANQEDAP, encoded by the exons ATGGGATCTCTTTCTTCGTCAGCGTTTGGACCCGTTAAGCCTAGCAGCTTTGCTGTTCTGCTTGTTTTGTTGCTTTCCTGCTCCAGTTTTAGTTCTACAG AAGCCTATGATGCACTCGATCCAACTGGAAATATCACAATCAAATGGGATATAATGAGCTGGACGCCTGATGGCTATGTT GCTGTTGTTACTATGTATAACTTCCAGCGACGCGACATTCAAGCACCTGGATGGACATTGGGGTGGACATGGGCGAAAAAAGAAGTAATTTGGAGCATGATGGGGGCACAAACAACTGAACAAGGGGATTGTTCAAAATTTAAGGGGAACATTCCACATTCCTGTAAGAAGGATCCAACCGTGGTGGATTTGTTGCCAGGAACTCCATACAACCAGCAGATTGCTAATTGCTGCAAAGGAGGAGTGATAAACTCATGGTTCAAGGACCCAGGCAATGCGGCAAGCTCGTTCCAGGTCAGTGTGGGTGCAGCTGGAACGACTAACAAAACTGTCAGAGTGCCTAGGAACTTCACCCTGAAAGCTCCTGGGCCTGGATATACTTGCGGGCCAGCAAAGATCGTGAGACCAAGTAAATTTGTGACTGCAAATAAACGAAGAGTCAGCCAAGCTTTGA TGACCTGGAATGTTATTTGCACATATTCACAATTACTTGCTCAAAAGACACCCTCCAGTTGTGTTTCTGATGCAAATCAGGAAGATGCTCCTTAA
- the LOC122289224 gene encoding uncharacterized protein LOC122289224, giving the protein MIAKLIWNKRNDFVFGKGFSHPNQLINRAKRDLDLFNQIQRQPDGVQGTKDQAAVKWIRLPKDWYKLNWDAALSDTRGRLGVGGILRNSDGQMVGTIQAQRHLRLDAFSGEAYAMMVCVNFCREMEVNRFILEGDALRVVKLLSGAQEDWSYGGLIIKEAKMLLNRFTEWHAVHTKREGNKAAHVLAKGALSLNEDVYDFEEVPLCVQHVVASDML; this is encoded by the coding sequence ATGATTGCAAAACTAATCTGgaataaaagaaatgattttgtttttggCAAGGGATTCAGCCACCCAAACCAACTTATCAACAGAGCCAAGAGGGACCTTGATTTGTTCAACCAGATCCAGAGGCAACCGGATGGTGTGCAAGGGACCAAGGACCAAGCAGCTGTCAAGTGGATTAGACTCCCAAAAGACTGGTATAAGTTGAACTGGGATGCAGCTTTAAGTGACACTCGGGGCCGACTTGGAGTTGGAGGCATTCTCAGAAACAGTGATGGCCAGATGGTGGGTACTATACAAGCTCAAAGACATTTGAGGTTGGATGCATTCAGTGGTGAAGCATATGCTATGATGGTGTGTGTGAATTTCTGCAGGGAAATGGAGGTGAACCGTTTCATCCTAGAGGGTGATGCTCTACGGGTGGTTAAGCTACTTAGTGGAGCACAAGAGGACTGGAGCTACGGGGGGCTTATAATCAAGGAAGCCAAGATGCTGTTGAACAGGTTCACGGAGTGGCATGCAGTCCACACCAAGAGGGAGGGCAATAAAGCAGCCCATGTGTTAGCAAAAGGAGCTTTATCTCTTAATGAGGACGTGTATGATTTTGAAGAAGTACCTCTTTGTGTTCAGCACGTTGTAGCTTCTGATATGTTGTAA
- the LOC122289225 gene encoding uncharacterized protein LOC122289225 — MNLLSWNCRGLGNPQAVRILNMIIKEKFPSLVFLVETKCSRSRIESVKHLTKFDYCLAVDSMGSSGGLAMMWKNNLEVQLVSFTRWHISVMIADKRHNTPWMLTGFYGHPVTSKRKLSWNLLRELKPSQGIPWLCIGDFNEILSQKEKVGGVPRPYKQMEEFREAIEFYSIESIPTKGNRYTWSNNRIGRGFTKEKLDRALANPEWKARFPNGICQVLTAMKSDHAPLSLQWEGPIPVRRYMKANFRYEAAWSLSEECPEIIKKAWSIAAVGEDASSYLRHKLANCAQALRQWNSSRKREASATIK; from the coding sequence ATGAATCTCCTcagctggaactgccgagggcttgggaaccctcaggCAGTTAGAATCCTTAATATGATTATTAAGGAAAAGTTCCCAAGCTTGGTTTTCTTGGTAGAAACCAAGTGTTCTAGGTCCAGAATTGAATCTGTCAAACATTTAACTAAGTTTGATTACTGCTTAGCGGTTGATAGTATGGGCAGTAGTGGGGGGCTAGCCATGATGTGGAAGAACAACCTTGAGGTTCAATTGGTAAGCTTCACTAGATGGCATATAAGTGTGATGATAGCTGATAAAAGACACAATACCCCTTGGATGCTTACGGGTTTTTATGGCCATCCTGTCACTTCCAAAAGGAAACTTAGCTGGAACTTACTCAGAGAACTAAAGCCTTCCCAAGGAATCCCATGGCTTTGCattggtgactttaatgagataCTTAGCCAAAAAGAAAAGGTAGGGGGAGTTCCAAGACCCTACAAACAAATGGAGGAATTTCGTGAGGCCATAGAATTCTACTCAATAGAGTCAATACCAACCAAGGGCAATAGGTATACATGGTCTAATAACAGAATTGGCAGGGGTTTTACCAAGGAAAAGCTAGATAGAGCTCTGGCTAACCCAGAATGGAAAGCAAGGTTCCCGAATGGCATATGCCAGGTCTTAACAGCCATGAAATCTGATCATGCTCCACTCAGTCTACAATGGGAGGGACCAATACCAGTGAGAAGATACATGAAAGCCAACTTTCGATATGAAGCAGCTTGGTCTCTTTCAGAAGAATGTCCTGAGATCATTAAAAAGGCCTGGTCCATAGCAGCAGTGGGGGAAGATGCAAGTTCCTATTTAAGACACAAGTTGGCTAACTGTGCACAGGCCTTGAGACAGTGGAATTCAAGTAGGAAGAGGGAGGCTTCTGCTACCATCAAATAG